From Candidatus Berkelbacteria bacterium, one genomic window encodes:
- a CDS encoding glycosyltransferase family 2 protein — protein sequence MSGEEVATVTLGHSLNFVQEQTSDLDTARLVILIPAYNEAAALGNVLNSLPKTLSNIDAIQPLVIDDGSGDETSLIATAHGAWVAKHRLNSGVGLATRTGFKLAQILHATYLVTLDADGQHDPNELHNLLSPLIRDEADIVLGTRKKDRENMPRLKQILNDAGSWLLRAVCGITATDSQSGYRAYTLRALERLQLSTSGYEICTEILIAAKRAKLRIREVPIRAIYTEYSKKKGQSTLNGINILLRLLGKTLSG from the coding sequence ATGTCTGGGGAGGAAGTCGCAACAGTTACACTTGGGCACAGCCTCAATTTTGTCCAAGAGCAAACATCTGATTTAGACACGGCGCGACTGGTAATTTTAATACCCGCTTACAATGAAGCGGCGGCGCTTGGCAACGTGCTTAATTCTTTACCGAAGACCCTATCCAACATTGACGCAATTCAGCCCCTGGTTATCGATGATGGCTCTGGCGATGAAACGAGTCTAATTGCCACGGCGCACGGCGCTTGGGTTGCAAAACATCGCTTGAATAGCGGGGTAGGTCTGGCGACCCGAACCGGTTTTAAACTTGCTCAAATACTTCATGCGACCTATTTAGTGACCCTCGATGCCGACGGCCAGCACGACCCGAACGAGCTCCACAATCTTTTATCGCCTTTAATCAGAGATGAAGCCGACATCGTTCTCGGCACTCGCAAAAAAGATCGTGAAAACATGCCGCGCTTAAAACAAATCTTGAACGATGCCGGCAGTTGGCTATTGCGGGCGGTCTGTGGAATTACCGCAACCGACTCTCAATCAGGCTACCGGGCATACACTCTTCGTGCCCTCGAGCGTTTACAACTTTCAACCAGCGGGTATGAAATTTGTACCGAGATTTTAATCGCGGCCAAGCGGGCAAAATTGCGCATCCGTGAAGTCCCAATCCGAGCAATCTACACTGAATACTCCAAAAAGAAAGGCCAATCGACCTTAAATGGAATCAACATTTTGCTCCGTTTACTTGGAAAAACCTTATCGGGATAA
- a CDS encoding glycosyltransferase family 4 protein, whose amino-acid sequence MKILFVLEHFYPFVGGVTVLFEELATRLVKNHTLMAIATRLPNNALIENWRGITIRRVATPPFSRRYWFTCLALPTIFKHARSADLIHTTTYNAALPAFLAGKLLRKPVVVTVHEVWGRRWFHYDLTFPLALIYFLIEQLILRLPFDQFIAVSQATSRDLIALRGAKKKVRIIHNGIDEKLFAPTRYHHEHEKNRLGYARKFLFLYFGRPGISKGVSLLIDAMQTQPVKAHLLLILGQDPKAGYRAIEQQIQRLGLQTKITLRPPLPRARLPRILASADCVVVPSLAEGFGFSAAEACAMDRPIIASRAGSLPEVVSGKVIFFETGNSQALARALKLAQRNKFDKIKRRSFSWDASVASHLMLYSELIA is encoded by the coding sequence ATGAAGATTCTCTTTGTGTTGGAACATTTTTACCCGTTCGTCGGCGGCGTGACTGTGCTTTTCGAAGAGCTGGCGACACGACTCGTTAAAAATCATACTCTTATGGCGATCGCCACTCGTCTGCCAAATAACGCACTCATCGAGAACTGGCGCGGAATAACAATTCGGCGCGTCGCTACACCACCATTTTCACGCCGCTACTGGTTTACTTGTCTCGCGCTACCAACTATTTTTAAGCACGCGCGGAGCGCTGATCTTATTCATACGACTACCTACAATGCCGCCCTGCCCGCATTTTTAGCAGGAAAATTGCTTCGAAAACCGGTGGTCGTTACGGTGCATGAAGTCTGGGGACGACGCTGGTTCCACTACGACCTTACCTTCCCGCTCGCGCTGATCTATTTTCTCATTGAACAACTCATTCTGCGTCTCCCTTTCGACCAATTCATTGCCGTCTCACAGGCAACCTCAAGAGACCTGATCGCCCTGCGCGGCGCCAAAAAAAAAGTTCGCATCATCCACAACGGCATCGATGAAAAACTCTTTGCCCCAACTCGCTATCATCACGAACATGAAAAAAATAGGCTAGGTTATGCGCGAAAGTTTCTTTTTCTGTACTTTGGTCGACCAGGCATCTCTAAAGGTGTTAGCTTGCTCATCGACGCGATGCAGACCCAACCAGTCAAGGCGCACTTACTCTTGATCTTGGGTCAAGATCCCAAAGCTGGTTACCGCGCCATCGAGCAACAGATTCAACGCCTAGGACTGCAAACAAAAATTACCTTACGCCCACCACTGCCTCGAGCGCGCTTGCCTAGGATTCTAGCGAGCGCCGACTGTGTAGTTGTGCCCTCGCTTGCCGAGGGCTTCGGCTTCAGTGCGGCTGAAGCCTGCGCCATGGACCGACCAATCATTGCGAGTCGCGCTGGCTCCTTGCCAGAAGTTGTATCGGGCAAGGTAATCTTTTTCGAAACTGGCAACAGTCAAGCCCTCGCACGCGCCCTCAAATTAGCGCAACGAAATAAATTTGATAAGATTAAAAGAAGAAGTTTTTCCTGGGATGCGTCTGTTGCCAGTCATCTCATGCTCTATAGCGAACTCATTGCATAA
- a CDS encoding bifunctional 5,10-methylenetetrahydrofolate dehydrogenase/5,10-methenyltetrahydrofolate cyclohydrolase → MTTMDGRAVATELKQELIERVRALAKRGVKPHLAILKVNPDERTEKYVRAKSELGRAIGVRVSVYEFETSTRPQTLYDQIHKTLVDLNQDQLVHGIILQLPLSADLDTDQLLNTIKPEKDVDGLTATNEAALETGRELFPPATPLGILRLLAYYKVPISGKKFTIIGQGRLVGRPLAWMLASRGAQVQTGDRTTRDLTKLTQDADVIVSAAGTANLITADMIKPNTVLIDVGLAKQDATLVGDIDEAAKAKSRLATPVPGGVGPMTVVSLLSNVILAAEYQQLKLSQ, encoded by the coding sequence ATGACCACTATGGACGGTCGCGCTGTCGCGACAGAACTTAAGCAAGAGTTGATTGAACGTGTGCGAGCGCTTGCCAAGCGAGGTGTTAAACCTCATCTGGCGATCCTCAAAGTTAATCCCGATGAACGGACAGAAAAATACGTCCGCGCCAAGAGCGAACTCGGGAGAGCAATCGGCGTTCGGGTAAGTGTCTATGAATTCGAAACTTCCACTCGACCACAAACATTATACGATCAGATTCACAAGACGCTGGTTGATCTAAATCAGGATCAGTTAGTGCATGGTATTATTCTCCAACTTCCATTGTCAGCCGACTTAGATACCGATCAACTTCTCAATACAATTAAGCCGGAAAAGGACGTAGACGGGCTAACAGCGACTAACGAAGCGGCCTTAGAAACTGGGCGTGAACTCTTCCCGCCAGCCACTCCGCTTGGAATTTTGCGTCTGCTTGCATATTATAAGGTTCCGATCAGTGGCAAAAAATTTACCATTATCGGCCAAGGACGCTTAGTCGGCCGACCGCTTGCCTGGATGCTGGCTTCTCGCGGCGCTCAAGTTCAAACTGGCGATCGGACAACTCGCGACCTCACTAAACTCACTCAAGACGCCGATGTAATCGTGAGTGCGGCTGGTACGGCCAACCTGATCACCGCCGACATGATCAAACCGAACACAGTGCTTATTGACGTCGGACTTGCGAAGCAGGATGCTACACTTGTTGGCGATATTGATGAAGCGGCAAAAGCAAAGTCCCGACTTGCAACCCCTGTTCCCGGCGGCGTCGGTCCGATGACAGTTGTTTCCTTGCTCTCAAATGTCATTCTAGCCGCCGAATATCAGCAACTTAAATTAAGTCAATAG
- a CDS encoding glycosyltransferase family 4 protein translates to MKILELVHRFPPSIGGSQSTAAHIAWTLGELGHEVTVVTTTSLNQFDVFGWTARGWIRRSTYPAQLENEERSKVRVLRFPPRFQFYTGMWTPALYAWVRKHKEDFDLIHAHGYTFFEPLYPLLPQRARRPKLVLSGYDLTQPHQSLAARLALNLHDRTLGRHMLNSYDALIALTDANVEEYLALGAKREKIHVIPVGVDSAQFAGNSAARRADQLELLFIGRLVEYKGAQYAIQALKKILKKRPKARLTIVGEDQGYQSTLEVQVSKEKLGQAVTFAGKVSDEMLVKYCQSAHFLVFPSLNEGFGIVVLQAIAGGCYPILADRKSLRYVLRDIGGHPINMDQPEQIGASIAQAILTLSEKQRVQEVRKMQKLVREHYAWQPIAQLLLRVADLL, encoded by the coding sequence ATGAAAATCCTTGAACTTGTCCACCGCTTCCCACCCTCGATTGGCGGATCGCAAAGCACCGCCGCTCACATTGCCTGGACGCTCGGCGAGCTTGGTCATGAAGTGACCGTTGTCACCACGACCTCGCTGAATCAATTTGATGTTTTTGGTTGGACCGCCCGAGGCTGGATACGTCGCTCAACGTATCCAGCTCAACTCGAGAACGAGGAGCGCTCCAAGGTTCGGGTCTTACGTTTCCCGCCCCGCTTTCAATTTTATACCGGCATGTGGACGCCAGCCCTCTATGCCTGGGTGCGCAAGCATAAGGAAGATTTCGATCTCATTCATGCGCACGGCTATACTTTTTTTGAGCCGCTTTATCCGCTTTTGCCCCAGCGCGCTCGGCGCCCTAAACTTGTTCTCTCGGGTTATGATTTAACCCAGCCTCATCAATCATTAGCGGCCCGACTAGCCTTAAACTTGCACGATCGCACTCTGGGTAGGCATATGCTGAATTCTTATGATGCGCTCATCGCTCTGACTGATGCGAATGTTGAGGAATATCTAGCTTTAGGCGCCAAACGCGAAAAAATTCACGTCATTCCGGTCGGCGTCGATTCAGCTCAATTCGCAGGCAATTCGGCCGCCCGGCGCGCGGATCAGCTTGAACTTTTGTTTATTGGGCGATTAGTTGAGTATAAGGGCGCGCAGTATGCAATTCAGGCCCTGAAAAAGATTCTCAAAAAACGTCCCAAAGCTCGACTAACAATCGTGGGTGAAGATCAAGGTTATCAATCAACTTTGGAAGTGCAGGTTTCAAAAGAAAAACTTGGCCAGGCCGTCACCTTTGCCGGCAAAGTTAGCGATGAAATGCTTGTCAAATACTGTCAGAGCGCTCATTTTCTAGTCTTTCCCTCTCTTAATGAGGGTTTTGGAATCGTAGTTTTGCAGGCGATTGCAGGTGGCTGTTATCCGATTCTTGCTGACCGAAAATCTTTGCGTTATGTTTTGCGCGATATAGGTGGTCACCCGATCAATATGGATCAACCCGAACAAATTGGCGCGTCCATTGCCCAAGCTATCCTCACATTATCCGAAAAACAACGCGTTCAAGAGGTGAGAAAGATGCAAAAACTTGTTCGCGAACACTACGCCTGGCAACCAATTGCCCAACTACTGCTCCGCGTCGCCGACTTGCTATAA
- the gmd gene encoding GDP-mannose 4,6-dehydratase produces the protein MSEAEKRGQKRRALITGITGQDGSYLAEHLLELGYEVYGLVRALSTTNHTNIAHLKNKVTLLGGDLLDKTSLIAAIRLANPDEVYNLAAQSFVHLSWEQPVLTAEFTGLGVLRMLEAIREVSPKIKFYQASSSEMFGKVVSAPQVETTRFWPRSPYAVAKVFGHYITVNYRESYNLFACCGILFNHESPRRGLQFVTRKITDAVARIHHGLAQEVRLGNLDAKRDWGFAGDYVRAMHAMLQAEKPDDYVIATSETHSVAEFVEQAFRVIGIKDWKKYVAIDKRFLRPAEVQLLRGDASKARKVLKWEPKVSFSELVEMMVRSDIMRVELELAHAQTAQALNQLESFRQPEVQQTLG, from the coding sequence ATGTCAGAAGCAGAAAAACGTGGGCAAAAACGACGGGCGCTTATCACTGGTATTACTGGCCAAGACGGTTCTTATTTAGCTGAACACTTGCTTGAATTGGGTTATGAGGTTTATGGCTTGGTCAGGGCGCTCTCGACAACCAATCATACAAACATTGCTCATCTTAAAAACAAAGTGACACTCCTCGGAGGCGATCTTCTCGATAAAACTTCTTTGATCGCGGCGATACGCTTGGCGAATCCTGATGAAGTCTATAATCTAGCCGCTCAATCGTTTGTTCATCTTTCTTGGGAGCAACCTGTGCTAACTGCTGAATTCACGGGTCTCGGCGTACTGCGTATGCTCGAAGCAATTCGAGAAGTGAGTCCAAAGATTAAGTTTTACCAAGCCTCGTCGAGCGAGATGTTCGGTAAGGTTGTTTCTGCCCCGCAAGTTGAGACTACTCGGTTTTGGCCGAGAAGCCCTTACGCCGTTGCTAAAGTATTTGGTCATTACATAACAGTTAATTATCGCGAATCATATAATTTGTTCGCATGTTGCGGCATCTTATTTAATCATGAATCACCACGTCGAGGTCTCCAATTTGTGACACGTAAGATTACCGATGCCGTGGCGCGTATTCATCACGGTCTTGCCCAAGAGGTTCGTCTCGGCAATCTGGATGCTAAGCGTGATTGGGGGTTTGCTGGCGACTATGTGCGCGCCATGCATGCGATGCTTCAGGCTGAAAAACCAGATGACTATGTAATTGCCACGAGTGAGACGCATTCTGTTGCGGAGTTTGTTGAACAAGCTTTTCGCGTTATCGGAATAAAAGATTGGAAAAAATATGTTGCTATCGACAAAAGATTTTTACGGCCGGCAGAGGTGCAACTTTTGCGCGGCGACGCTAGTAAGGCACGTAAAGTGCTTAAATGGGAACCGAAGGTCTCCTTTTCGGAACTGGTTGAGATGATGGTTCGATCAGATATCATGCGTGTTGAGCTTGAGCTCGCACATGCTCAAACCGCTCAAGCCCTGAACCAACTTGAATCTTTTCGCCAGCCTGAAGTTCAGCAGACGCTAGGCTAA
- a CDS encoding DUF2304 domain-containing protein, protein MIASAIVGFLAALVIAKSYDEFRHGREPFVVFLFWLFTWIGVAWAAIFPASLDIVREKIFGPSTGQGTILGIGLVFLLFLSYRFYLKADRIERRVDHLISDLAIQEFSTRQKREE, encoded by the coding sequence ATGATCGCCTCTGCCATTGTCGGTTTTTTAGCCGCGCTTGTGATTGCTAAATCCTATGATGAATTTCGTCATGGTCGCGAGCCCTTTGTGGTTTTTCTATTTTGGCTTTTCACCTGGATCGGCGTCGCCTGGGCGGCAATCTTTCCAGCTTCACTTGACATAGTCCGCGAAAAAATTTTCGGTCCGAGCACGGGGCAAGGCACTATCCTTGGGATCGGTTTGGTATTCCTACTCTTCCTCTCATATCGGTTTTATCTCAAGGCTGATCGAATTGAGCGTCGCGTTGATCACCTCATCTCCGATTTGGCAATTCAAGAATTCTCAACACGCCAGAAACGCGAAGAGTAG
- a CDS encoding serine hydroxymethyltransferase has translation MKVEQLIRKESLRQQEDLCLIASENHMSEAVLRALGSPLANKYSEGYPGKRYYAGNRIVDEIEQRAIDLAKKLYGVEHVNVQPLSGAPANLAVYSALLAPGDTVLGMDLSHGGHLTHGHPVTLPARLYTFVRYKTTLEGKINYAEMEKLARKHKPKLILVGYSSYSRDIDYERVKSIADQVGALTLADVSHISGLIVTGLLNNPGSVFDIITTTTHKTLRGPRGGLILCKKTFSKQIDKAVFPGLQGGPHQNQIAALAIALEEASRPSFKTYAKQILTNTQILAKALVERNYELCFGGTENHLVLVDLRNKKISGREAQISLEKAGLIANMNIIPDDPAPATHPSGLRLGTPALTTRGFKEKQIFEIVELIDKVLSNSQNNIVIRQVQNQVRALAKTFPAPGELK, from the coding sequence ATGAAAGTTGAACAGCTAATCCGCAAAGAAAGTTTGCGCCAACAAGAAGATCTATGTTTAATTGCCAGCGAAAATCACATGTCAGAAGCGGTTTTGCGCGCTCTAGGCTCACCACTAGCCAATAAATATTCTGAAGGCTACCCGGGCAAACGCTACTATGCGGGCAATCGCATTGTTGACGAAATTGAACAAAGAGCAATTGATCTTGCCAAGAAACTTTACGGCGTTGAGCATGTAAATGTTCAGCCACTCTCGGGCGCGCCAGCAAACTTGGCGGTTTACTCGGCTCTACTTGCTCCGGGCGATACCGTTCTTGGCATGGATCTTTCGCATGGCGGCCACTTAACTCACGGCCACCCGGTCACTCTACCGGCTAGACTTTACACGTTCGTACGCTATAAGACGACTCTCGAAGGAAAGATCAACTACGCCGAGATGGAAAAGCTTGCGCGCAAACATAAACCAAAATTAATTTTGGTTGGCTACTCATCTTATTCGCGCGATATTGACTACGAACGTGTAAAGTCTATCGCTGATCAAGTTGGCGCCCTCACGCTGGCGGATGTCTCGCATATTTCAGGTCTAATCGTAACTGGCTTGCTGAATAACCCAGGGTCGGTTTTTGACATAATTACCACAACTACTCATAAAACTCTGCGCGGCCCGCGCGGCGGTCTGATTCTGTGTAAAAAAACATTCTCAAAACAAATTGACAAGGCGGTTTTCCCCGGGCTCCAAGGTGGTCCGCATCAAAATCAAATTGCGGCGCTGGCGATCGCCTTGGAAGAAGCAAGTCGGCCATCTTTTAAAACTTATGCCAAACAAATTTTGACTAACACTCAAATTTTGGCAAAGGCATTAGTTGAGCGAAATTATGAATTGTGTTTCGGCGGCACTGAAAATCATCTCGTTTTAGTTGACTTGAGAAATAAAAAAATAAGCGGCCGCGAAGCGCAAATTAGCCTCGAGAAGGCAGGTCTGATCGCCAATATGAATATCATTCCGGATGATCCGGCGCCAGCTACTCATCCTTCAGGTCTTCGACTTGGCACTCCGGCTTTAACGACGCGCGGCTTCAAAGAAAAACAAATTTTTGAGATCGTAGAATTAATCGATAAAGTGCTCTCTAACTCTCAAAATAATATCGTTATCCGCCAAGTGCAAAACCAAGTTCGTGCCCTCGCAAAAACTTTCCCCGCTCCCGGCGAGCTGAAATAA
- a CDS encoding glycosyltransferase family 4 protein, whose product MKVLFQCRKNLNTYAGGDRVQILATQVALKKLGIEAQLSLGEPPALDGIDVVHVFNPLLVSARILKQAKIAGVPVVVSSIFWPMGEYFRAYKDFTRTLITLRPTNWVSASLEMGLRYLTYTYAWNPFIEHRLTHFLSQADLVLPNSSAEGEMIESRLKVKTPWRVVPNGIDPLLKVKKMVSLPSLLKKIKNYILCVGRLELRKNQHLLIQALSGIQVPLVLVGNRTVSPSYTRVCEKLARQHNQTYFIDHLPQEALPLVYQRARVHALPSWYETPGLASLEAALAGCRIVTTSTGGPREYFGKEAFYCQPNDPGSIKNAVLQALAAPISSRLQERIKLNYTWKQTAIKTLAGYRAAQR is encoded by the coding sequence TTCTTGCTACTCAAGTCGCCTTGAAAAAATTAGGTATTGAGGCTCAACTCTCGCTCGGAGAGCCGCCAGCTTTGGACGGAATTGATGTGGTGCATGTTTTTAATCCGCTCTTGGTCTCCGCGCGAATTCTCAAGCAGGCAAAAATCGCTGGCGTGCCAGTGGTCGTTTCCTCAATCTTTTGGCCAATGGGCGAGTATTTTCGTGCTTATAAAGATTTTACCCGTACCTTGATAACACTCCGACCCACCAACTGGGTTTCTGCCAGTCTTGAGATGGGCTTGCGTTATTTAACTTATACCTACGCTTGGAACCCATTTATCGAACATCGCCTCACTCACTTTTTGTCGCAGGCTGATCTTGTCCTGCCAAATTCAAGCGCGGAAGGCGAGATGATCGAGTCACGGTTAAAGGTTAAAACTCCTTGGCGAGTTGTGCCGAATGGCATCGATCCACTCTTAAAAGTAAAAAAGATGGTTTCACTTCCCTCTCTCTTGAAAAAAATAAAAAACTATATTCTCTGCGTCGGTCGTCTGGAGCTCCGAAAAAATCAGCATCTTTTAATTCAGGCGCTTTCGGGTATCCAGGTTCCTCTCGTTTTGGTGGGTAATCGAACCGTGAGCCCAAGTTACACCCGCGTCTGCGAAAAATTGGCGCGCCAGCACAATCAAACGTATTTTATCGATCATCTACCTCAAGAAGCTTTGCCACTTGTCTACCAGCGAGCCCGTGTCCACGCTCTGCCTTCATGGTATGAAACGCCCGGACTTGCCTCGCTCGAAGCGGCGCTGGCCGGTTGTCGCATTGTGACGACCTCTACAGGCGGCCCGCGGGAATATTTCGGTAAAGAAGCATTTTATTGTCAGCCGAACGATCCTGGATCAATCAAAAACGCAGTTTTACAAGCCCTAGCCGCTCCCATTTCATCTCGGCTTCAAGAGCGAATCAAGTTAAACTATACTTGGAAACAGACTGCTATCAAGACATTGGCAGGGTATCGGGCGGCACAACGCTAA